In Paracoccus sp. TOH, a single window of DNA contains:
- a CDS encoding FMN-binding negative transcriptional regulator, translating into MYVPPHFHEIRPDEIAAIIETAPLACIVAQTGKGLVANHIPLLAAPDGTLIGHVALANDMHRLIADGQEVLAIFRGEDAYVSPNFYPSKAEHHRHVPTWNYQVVHAYGAISFQHDDHAKRAAVGLLTRKHERRLNGTQAWRMADAPADYLQQMLNGIVAFRIALRRTLAKSKLSQNREPRDYLGTIAGLKASGYQAMAERMAKRLPGED; encoded by the coding sequence ATGTATGTCCCCCCGCATTTCCACGAGATCCGCCCCGACGAAATCGCCGCGATCATCGAGACCGCGCCTTTGGCCTGCATCGTGGCGCAGACCGGAAAGGGGCTGGTTGCCAACCATATCCCGCTGCTGGCCGCCCCGGATGGCACGCTGATCGGGCATGTGGCGCTGGCCAACGACATGCACCGGCTGATCGCCGATGGTCAGGAGGTGCTGGCGATCTTCCGGGGCGAGGATGCCTATGTCTCGCCGAATTTCTACCCGAGCAAGGCCGAGCATCACCGGCACGTCCCGACCTGGAACTATCAGGTGGTCCATGCCTATGGCGCCATCAGCTTCCAGCATGACGACCATGCCAAGCGCGCGGCCGTCGGCCTGCTGACCCGCAAGCACGAGCGCCGCCTGAACGGCACCCAGGCCTGGCGCATGGCCGACGCCCCGGCCGATTACCTGCAGCAGATGCTGAACGGCATCGTCGCCTTCCGCATCGCCCTGCGCCGGACCCTGGCGAAATCGAAGCTCAGCCAGAACCGCGAGCCGCGGGACTATCTGGGCACGATCGCCGGCCTGAAGGCCAGCGGCTATCAGGCGATGGCCGAACGGATGGCCAAGCGCCTGCCCGGCGAGGATTGA
- the deoC gene encoding deoxyribose-phosphate aldolase, whose amino-acid sequence MERKNPGTDFRLDWFETIQVNTPAAERRAASLAARRSLKKEWQAAWLLNAVGCIDLTTLSGDDTPDRVARLCAKARQPVDAGQLAALGVDHLTTGAVCVYPTMVAAAKRALAGTAIPVASVATGFPAGLMPLDLRLAEIRYALDQGADEIDIVISRALVLRGEWAALYDEICDMREACGHARMKAILATGELKTLGNVAKASHVAMQAGADFIKTSTGKEPVNATLPVSLVMLRAIRDYRDQTGFAVGFKPAGGLKTARDALNWQVLMAEELGRDWLRPDLFRIGASSLLADIERQISHHVTGRYAGAHRLAAG is encoded by the coding sequence ATGGAGCGCAAGAACCCCGGCACCGATTTCCGCCTCGACTGGTTCGAGACCATCCAGGTCAACACGCCGGCGGCCGAGCGCCGCGCCGCAAGCCTGGCCGCGCGCCGCAGCCTGAAAAAGGAATGGCAGGCGGCCTGGCTTCTGAACGCGGTAGGTTGCATCGACCTGACCACGCTGTCGGGCGACGACACGCCCGACCGCGTGGCCCGGCTTTGCGCCAAGGCGCGCCAGCCCGTCGATGCCGGTCAGTTGGCGGCGCTGGGGGTCGATCACCTGACCACCGGCGCGGTCTGCGTCTATCCGACCATGGTGGCGGCGGCGAAACGGGCGCTGGCCGGCACGGCGATCCCCGTCGCCTCGGTCGCGACCGGCTTTCCGGCCGGGCTGATGCCGCTTGACCTGCGGCTGGCCGAGATCCGCTATGCACTGGACCAGGGCGCGGACGAGATCGACATCGTCATTTCCCGTGCGCTGGTGCTGCGCGGCGAATGGGCGGCGCTTTACGACGAGATCTGCGACATGCGCGAGGCTTGCGGCCATGCCCGGATGAAGGCGATCCTGGCGACGGGCGAGCTCAAGACCCTGGGCAATGTCGCCAAGGCCAGCCATGTCGCCATGCAGGCCGGCGCCGATTTCATCAAGACCTCGACCGGGAAAGAGCCGGTGAACGCCACGCTGCCGGTCAGCTTGGTCATGTTGCGCGCGATCCGCGACTATCGTGACCAGACCGGCTTTGCCGTCGGCTTCAAGCCGGCCGGCGGGTTGAAAACCGCCAGGGACGCGCTGAACTGGCAGGTGCTGATGGCCGAGGAGCTGGGCCGCGACTGGCTGCGGCCGGATCTGTTCCGCATCGGCGCCAGCTCGCTTCTGGCCGATATCGAGCGGCAGATCTCCCATCACGTCACCGGGCGCTATGCCGGCGCCCATCGTCTGGCCGCGGGGTGA
- a CDS encoding aldehyde dehydrogenase family protein has protein sequence MPKVSEIMESMEYGPAPEDASAVRDWLRERGRFGHFIAGRFTRPGETFASRDPSTGEELAQVTQGTARDVMKAVRAARRAQRGWGAMPGHVRARFLYAIARTIQKRERFLAVLETLDNGKPIRESRDIDVPLVVRHFYHHAGWAELAETEFPGHGPLGVCGQIIPWNFPLLMLAWKVAPALAAGNTVVLKPAEYTPLTALAFAEICAHVGLPAGVVNIVTGDGETGAALVEAPVDKIAFTGSTEVGRGIARAVAGSGKRLTLELGGKSPFVVMEDADLDAAIEGVVDSIWFNQGEVCCAGSRILVAESVAARFEALLRARMQSLRLGPPLDKSTDIGAIVDPVQKDRILRILDRATAAGAELVGGAPAAGCFIAPGYLRNIAPANPGMVEEIFGPIATLSTFRTADEAADLANNTRYGLAASVWSESATVATDMAARIKAGVVWVNCANLFDAAAPFGGMRDSGYGREGGREGMLDYLTAAVAAQRDPVPAEIAPVEAPEDSAGIDRTVKHYIGGAQKRPDGGASYLAQDELVPLGNRKDIRNAVEAAGSALAKWQGLGGHGRAQVLYFLAENLAQRRAEFAGFASPAEVDAAIRRCFFYAGFADKYDGATVAAKPGHLCHVQPEPHGVMGLVAPTAAPLAGFMALVLPAIAMGNAVVAIPSQDRPMAALTLAQVLACSDVPGGVVNIVSGPRDALAGALAAHDGVSAIWHAGQGEGLAEVQRTAAETLIPVWTPEPRDWTDAKAQGREFLRAASRSKTIWLPYGALPAGTGSAAY, from the coding sequence ATGCCGAAGGTAAGCGAAATCATGGAAAGCATGGAATACGGCCCCGCGCCCGAGGATGCCTCTGCCGTCCGCGACTGGCTGCGCGAACGCGGCCGCTTCGGCCATTTCATCGCCGGACGTTTCACCCGGCCGGGCGAGACCTTTGCCAGCCGCGACCCCTCGACCGGCGAAGAACTGGCGCAGGTCACGCAAGGCACCGCCCGCGACGTGATGAAGGCGGTGCGCGCCGCCCGCCGGGCGCAGCGCGGCTGGGGCGCCATGCCCGGCCATGTGCGGGCGCGCTTTCTGTATGCCATCGCGCGCACCATCCAGAAGCGCGAACGCTTCCTGGCGGTGCTGGAGACGCTGGACAACGGCAAGCCGATCCGCGAAAGCCGCGACATCGACGTGCCGCTGGTGGTGCGGCATTTCTACCATCACGCCGGCTGGGCCGAGCTGGCCGAGACCGAATTTCCCGGCCATGGCCCGCTGGGCGTCTGCGGCCAGATCATCCCCTGGAACTTTCCGCTGCTGATGCTGGCCTGGAAGGTGGCGCCGGCCCTGGCCGCCGGCAATACCGTGGTGCTGAAGCCGGCCGAATACACGCCGCTGACCGCGCTGGCCTTTGCCGAGATCTGCGCCCATGTCGGGCTGCCCGCCGGGGTGGTCAACATCGTCACCGGCGACGGCGAGACCGGCGCGGCGCTGGTCGAGGCACCGGTGGACAAGATCGCCTTCACCGGCTCGACCGAGGTCGGGCGCGGCATCGCCCGCGCCGTCGCGGGTTCGGGCAAGCGGCTGACGCTGGAGCTGGGCGGCAAGTCGCCCTTCGTGGTCATGGAGGATGCCGACCTGGACGCCGCCATCGAGGGCGTGGTCGATTCGATCTGGTTCAACCAGGGCGAGGTCTGCTGCGCCGGCTCGCGCATCCTGGTCGCCGAATCGGTCGCCGCGCGGTTCGAGGCGCTGCTGCGGGCCCGGATGCAGAGCCTGCGCCTCGGCCCGCCGCTCGACAAATCCACCGATATCGGCGCCATCGTCGATCCGGTGCAAAAGGATCGTATCCTGCGCATCCTCGACCGGGCGACCGCCGCCGGGGCGGAGCTGGTCGGCGGCGCGCCGGCGGCGGGCTGTTTCATCGCGCCGGGTTATCTGCGCAACATCGCGCCCGCCAATCCCGGCATGGTCGAGGAGATCTTCGGCCCCATCGCCACGCTGTCCACCTTTCGCACCGCGGACGAGGCGGCGGATCTGGCCAACAACACCCGCTATGGGCTGGCAGCCTCGGTCTGGTCGGAAAGCGCCACGGTGGCGACCGACATGGCGGCGCGGATCAAGGCCGGCGTGGTCTGGGTGAATTGCGCCAACCTGTTCGACGCCGCCGCGCCCTTTGGCGGGATGCGCGATTCGGGCTATGGCCGCGAAGGCGGGCGCGAGGGGATGCTGGATTATCTTACCGCCGCCGTCGCCGCGCAGCGCGACCCGGTGCCGGCGGAGATCGCCCCGGTCGAGGCGCCCGAGGACAGCGCCGGGATCGACCGCACCGTCAAGCATTACATCGGCGGCGCGCAGAAGCGGCCGGATGGCGGTGCCAGCTACCTGGCGCAGGACGAGCTGGTGCCGCTGGGCAATCGCAAGGACATCCGCAACGCCGTCGAGGCGGCGGGGTCCGCGCTGGCGAAATGGCAGGGCCTGGGCGGCCACGGCCGGGCGCAGGTGCTGTATTTCCTGGCCGAAAACCTGGCGCAGCGCCGCGCCGAATTCGCCGGCTTCGCCAGTCCGGCCGAGGTCGATGCCGCCATCCGCCGCTGCTTCTTCTATGCCGGTTTCGCCGACAAATACGACGGCGCCACGGTTGCGGCCAAGCCCGGCCACCTGTGCCATGTGCAGCCCGAGCCGCATGGCGTCATGGGACTGGTCGCGCCCACGGCCGCGCCGCTGGCGGGGTTCATGGCGCTGGTGCTGCCGGCCATCGCCATGGGCAATGCCGTGGTGGCGATCCCGTCGCAGGACCGGCCGATGGCGGCGCTGACGCTGGCGCAGGTTCTGGCCTGCTCGGACGTGCCGGGCGGTGTGGTGAACATCGTCAGCGGTCCGCGTGATGCGCTGGCGGGGGCGCTTGCCGCGCATGACGGCGTCTCGGCGATCTGGCATGCCGGGCAGGGCGAGGGGCTGGCCGAGGTGCAGCGCACCGCGGCCGAGACCCTGATCCCGGTCTGGACGCCCGAGCCGCGCGATTGGACCGATGCGAAGGCGCAAGGCCGGGAATTCCTGCGCGCCGCCAGCCGCAGCAAGACCATCTGGCTGCCCTATGGCGCGCTTCCCGCCGGCACCGGCAGCGCGGCTTACTAG
- a CDS encoding DUF1285 domain-containing protein, producing the protein MVEKTDNSVSDASGIAAAASRASKKGPPPVHLWNPPFCGDLDMEIRADGSWFYNGTPIGRPEMVRLFASILKREGNDYFLVTPVEKVGIRVVDAPFVAVDAEIGEEISFTTNVADRVIAGPEHAIALRGTVEEPRPYVHIRRGLWALIDRKTFYRLADAAMPGENGRMEVRSGGTAFPLEP; encoded by the coding sequence ATGGTGGAAAAGACTGACAATAGCGTGAGCGATGCGAGCGGAATTGCCGCCGCCGCCAGCCGCGCGTCGAAGAAGGGTCCGCCGCCCGTGCATCTGTGGAATCCCCCCTTCTGCGGCGATCTCGACATGGAAATCCGCGCCGATGGCAGCTGGTTCTATAACGGAACCCCCATCGGCCGGCCCGAAATGGTGCGCCTCTTCGCCTCGATCCTGAAGCGAGAGGGTAACGATTACTTTCTGGTCACCCCGGTCGAAAAGGTCGGCATCCGCGTGGTCGATGCGCCCTTCGTCGCCGTCGATGCCGAGATCGGGGAGGAGATCAGCTTTACCACCAATGTGGCCGACCGGGTGATCGCCGGTCCCGAGCATGCGATCGCGCTGCGCGGGACGGTCGAGGAACCCCGGCCCTATGTGCATATTCGCCGCGGTCTTTGGGCGCTGATCGACCGCAAGACATTCTACCGACTGGCCGATGCAGCTATGCCCGGCGAAAACGGGCGTATGGAAGTGCGATCGGGAGGGACGGCCTTTCCTCTGGAGCCCTGA
- a CDS encoding DUF58 domain-containing protein produces the protein MKPSADQLRARAEAASAALPALMLSAERLAAALVAGAHGQRRAGTGEDFWQYRPATAGDTARSIDWRRSARSDGQFVRDREAQVAQSAALWVSGAAGMDYAGGEDRPSKRDRADLLALALAMALLAGSERVALTGQPPRPGRLQAERIAEALIARQALDGDEDAPPAEALRPGQRVVLFDDFLGDPQPVLDYLGRAASLGVQGVLMQVLDPDEEGFPWGGAVLFRSASGALRHDTRDAAGLRGAYLARLAERRELLQRAALTAGWHFGSHDTAAPPAQALLWLWSVLEG, from the coding sequence GTGAAACCCTCGGCCGACCAGCTGCGCGCCCGGGCCGAGGCCGCCTCGGCGGCGCTGCCGGCGCTGATGCTCTCGGCCGAGCGGCTGGCGGCGGCGCTGGTCGCCGGCGCGCATGGCCAGCGCCGGGCCGGCACCGGCGAGGATTTCTGGCAATACCGCCCCGCCACTGCGGGCGATACGGCGCGCAGCATCGACTGGCGACGCTCGGCCCGCTCGGACGGGCAGTTCGTCCGCGACCGCGAGGCGCAGGTGGCGCAATCGGCGGCGCTTTGGGTCTCGGGCGCGGCGGGCATGGATTACGCGGGCGGCGAGGACCGGCCCAGCAAGCGCGACCGCGCCGATCTGCTGGCGCTGGCCTTGGCGATGGCGTTGCTGGCCGGCAGCGAACGCGTGGCGCTGACCGGCCAGCCGCCGCGCCCCGGCCGCCTGCAGGCCGAGCGCATCGCCGAGGCGCTGATCGCCCGCCAGGCGCTGGACGGCGACGAGGACGCGCCGCCGGCCGAGGCGCTGCGTCCCGGCCAGCGCGTGGTGCTGTTCGACGATTTCCTGGGCGATCCGCAGCCGGTGCTGGACTATCTCGGCCGCGCGGCCAGCCTTGGCGTGCAGGGCGTGCTGATGCAGGTGCTGGACCCGGACGAGGAGGGCTTTCCCTGGGGCGGCGCGGTGCTGTTCCGCTCGGCCTCGGGGGCGCTTCGCCACGACACCCGCGACGCGGCCGGGCTGCGGGGCGCCTATCTGGCGCGGCTGGCCGAGCGGCGCGAACTGCTCCAGCGCGCGGCGCTGACCGCGGGCTGGCATTTCGGCAGCCATGACACCGCCGCGCCGCCGGCGCAGGCGCTGCTGTGGCTCTGGTCGGTGCTGGAGGGCTGA
- a CDS encoding MoxR family ATPase → MAEDEKLVSEILTLTDRLAQVRASVERRFVGQHAVVEQVLAAILSGGHALLVGQPGLGKTMLVDTLATVLGLDTARIQFTPDLMPADILGSEVLDIRPDGTRAFRFIEGPVFTQLLMADEINRASPRTQSALLQAMQESEVTIGGEHRPLGRPFHVLATQNPIEQEGTYPLPEAQLDRFLLQIDVDYPDRDTERAILLATTGVEQGRAHAVFDAAGLVAAQALIRRMPVGETVLNAILDLVRAARPGAPEAPGWMADTLVWGPGPRAAQALTLVTRARAALNGRFAPTLDDVEAMAAPVLRHRMALSFAARARGDGIEGVIARLVGDRMQAAA, encoded by the coding sequence ATGGCCGAGGATGAAAAACTGGTTTCGGAAATCTTGACGCTGACCGACCGGCTGGCCCAGGTCCGCGCCAGCGTCGAGCGCCGCTTCGTCGGCCAGCATGCGGTGGTCGAGCAGGTGCTGGCCGCGATCCTGTCGGGCGGGCACGCGCTGCTGGTCGGCCAGCCGGGCCTGGGCAAGACCATGCTGGTCGATACGCTGGCCACGGTGCTGGGCCTTGATACCGCGCGCATCCAGTTCACCCCCGACCTGATGCCGGCCGACATCCTGGGCTCCGAGGTGCTGGACATCCGCCCCGACGGCACCCGCGCCTTCCGCTTCATCGAGGGGCCGGTCTTCACCCAGCTGCTGATGGCGGACGAGATCAACCGCGCCAGCCCCCGCACCCAATCCGCGCTGCTGCAGGCCATGCAGGAGAGCGAGGTGACCATCGGCGGCGAACATCGGCCGCTGGGCCGGCCCTTCCACGTCCTTGCCACCCAGAACCCGATCGAGCAGGAGGGCACCTATCCCTTGCCCGAGGCGCAGCTGGACCGTTTCCTGTTGCAGATCGACGTGGATTATCCCGACCGCGACACCGAGCGCGCCATCCTGCTGGCCACCACCGGGGTCGAACAGGGCCGCGCCCATGCGGTCTTCGACGCGGCGGGGCTGGTCGCGGCGCAGGCGCTGATCCGGCGCATGCCGGTGGGCGAGACGGTGCTGAACGCGATCCTTGACCTGGTGCGGGCCGCGCGGCCCGGTGCGCCCGAGGCGCCCGGCTGGATGGCCGACACGCTGGTCTGGGGGCCGGGGCCGCGCGCCGCGCAGGCGCTGACGCTGGTGACGCGGGCGCGGGCGGCGCTGAACGGCCGTTTCGCGCCGACGCTCGACGATGTCGAGGCCATGGCCGCCCCTGTGCTGCGCCACCGCATGGCGCTGAGCTTTGCCGCCCGCGCCCGCGGCGACGGCATCGAGGGCGTGATCGCGCGGCTGGTCGGCGACCGGATGCAGGCGGCCGCGTGA
- a CDS encoding TIM barrel protein, producing the protein MARFAANLTYLFTELPMQQRFAAARRAGFHGVEILFPYDLAVKELTRAAQAAGVEFVLMNTPPPNWAGGPRGFAAEPGNEARFRSDFDRAMRFARALGVQHLHVMAGKAAGAAARRTLVANLRWACARAPQASLTIEPMNGEDMPGYFLDCFDLAAEIVEEVGAANLGLQFDAYQAQMIHGDALEIWQRHAGRVRHIQVAGCPGRHEPRQGDAHFAELLRAVDGSGYQGWVGAEYSPRTSTEAGLRWLRSA; encoded by the coding sequence ATGGCGCGATTCGCCGCCAACCTGACCTATCTGTTCACCGAGCTGCCGATGCAGCAGCGCTTTGCCGCCGCGCGCCGCGCCGGCTTTCACGGGGTCGAGATCCTGTTTCCCTATGACCTGGCGGTCAAGGAACTGACCCGGGCCGCGCAGGCGGCGGGGGTGGAATTCGTGCTGATGAACACGCCGCCGCCGAACTGGGCGGGCGGCCCGCGCGGCTTTGCCGCCGAACCGGGCAACGAGGCGCGGTTCCGCAGCGATTTCGACCGGGCCATGCGCTTCGCCCGGGCATTGGGGGTGCAGCATCTGCATGTGATGGCCGGCAAGGCCGCCGGGGCCGCGGCCCGGCGCACGCTGGTCGCGAACCTTCGCTGGGCCTGCGCCCGCGCGCCGCAGGCCAGCCTGACCATCGAGCCGATGAATGGCGAGGACATGCCGGGCTATTTTCTCGACTGCTTCGATCTGGCGGCCGAGATCGTCGAGGAGGTCGGCGCCGCCAATCTGGGGCTGCAATTCGACGCCTACCAGGCGCAGATGATCCATGGCGACGCGCTGGAGATCTGGCAGCGCCATGCCGGCCGGGTGCGGCACATCCAGGTCGCCGGCTGCCCGGGCCGGCACGAACCGCGCCAGGGCGATGCCCATTTCGCCGAATTGCTGCGGGCCGTCGACGGTTCCGGCTATCAGGGCTGGGTGGGGGCGGAATATTCGCCGCGTACCTCGACCGAGGCCGGGCTGCGCTGGCTGCGCTCGGCCTGA